In Phaseolus vulgaris cultivar G19833 chromosome 7, P. vulgaris v2.0, whole genome shotgun sequence, the genomic stretch TATTCCAGCCACAAAAAGGTATGGTCTTTCCACTTAGATTACCCTTGTTCTTTCCTGTATTGCTTTCCTATCTGTCTGGGACTGTTTAGATTTCTAGTATTGCTGTATTGCCTCCCTCACTTCTCAGTTTCTCCCCCTCTGaacttctcgcgtgggtaggggtATTCTTAGGGTTTCTTCCCTCCTTTTCTTCCTGACCTTATTTGCTGAACCTTGTCTGTTCTTCATTCTCCAGTTTGTTCTTCAATGGCTCGTACTAAAACAACTGCCAACCCTCCACCCCCAGAATCAACCATAAGGCCCTTTATACATGGGCTTCAGACGAGTTGCTCGAGCCTGGTCTCCACTAAAGCTTGGAGGGATCATGTAGGGGAGCCAAGCACTTACGATCATCGCGCCTTCGCAAAAAGGCACGATGAGGACATCGCAGTGCttccttgcactctaggggagcccgTGTGCggggacgaacgggccaacaacggggtccccttcttatACTTTTATCTAGTGGTCTTCAAGCGTATTGGGATGCGCTTGCCCTTCTCCCGGTTTGAGAAGGAgttgctgacggagatcaacatCGCGCCAGCCCAGCTGAACCCCAACGGCTGGGCCTTCATCAAGGCCTTTGGCGTGTTGTGCGGGTTCTTCGGGTGTGCACCCTCTGTCGACATCTTCCtacatttcttcgaggtgaagaaacaggggaagagcctcTGGGTGAGCCTCAGCAATATCCCTGGAAGGGTCCTCCTATCCCTATTCCAGAAATCCTTCAAGGggtggaagggcagattcttcAAGGTTTGCTGCTCCGACTACGACCCCTCTGCCCTTGACGGCTTTCCTCTCTACTGGGTGAAGGAGGTAAAGACTGTGAAACCCAAGTCGCTGGACGAGTTACCCTCGAACGATCGAGAGGCCTGTCAAATCTTGACCAGCGTGGGGGGCTTTGACACCGCCACCCTGATAAGTCTAGAGTACAACGCTGAAGCTCTAGCACGATACATAAGTATGAGAGCTTCCCCCCATAACCTTCTATTTCCTGCTTCTGTTGGATTTTTGTTTGATGCATGATTTATCTGCTCTCTTTATGTTTCAACTTTAGCTTGTGTCTAACCTTTACCTTGTATGTCTTCTTGATGTAGATTCTAAGATGGATAGGCAATGACGGTTGCGAATGGCCCAGGTGCTGAAGTCCAAAGATGGGGCTTCGACATCCCCCCTACCATCCTCCGGCGCCCCCTCATCTTCTCCCAACCCCCAACCTCAATCTGCCACAACACCGTCAACCCCATCGGTCCAACCTTCTCCCAATCCACCTCCAAGCGCACCACCACCCATCGCGGCCATGCCTCTCGCGCTGGTCGAGGCTGGTGCTTCctcagccccccttgacaagggGAAGAGGGTGGTGGAGGTAGTTTCCGACGATGAAGACTCTGCTGAGGGGCAAGTCTTCAAGCGACAAAGAACCCAACATGCCCCTCAGACAATTACTTCTGCCACCTCTTCTTCTCATGGAGCTGAGTCCTTGATGGAGGATCCTCTGAGCGCCACTTCACCTCCTCAAACAATGAACCTGGAGGGAGGAGTTGAAGCTGAGCCCCCAGGCGTTCCTCCACTTGCCCCAGAACTCCCTCTTCCCATGCAAGATTCGTTGAGGGGCTTCTTGGGCAGGGCATCCCCAGGTGGTCAAGCTGAAGGGCCCCAGAGAGAGTTTATACTACTATATGGGTGCCTTCATGTCTTGCGCCTACTCCTGGCACAAGCAATCCAAAGTCAAGGTTGCCCAAGCCTTCACCTTCCAAGCACTGGAGAAGGAAGTTGCTTCTCTAAAAGAGGAGAAGGAGAGGCTAGCCGCCCACTGGGGACGTAAGGAGGATGCATACAAGACTTCACTGAGGGTGGCGCAGAAAGCGAGGGAGGAGGCCAATAAACGGCTGCATGAGGCGGCTCAAGCCCAGGCTGGGCTCCTTAATGAAGTGGTGCCCCTTCGAACAAAGATCGCTGAACTCGAGGCGGCAGCAGAAACCTCCAAGGCATACCAGAAGAAACTCGAGGACTAGTGTGTGGATCGGGAGCAGACACTGGGAAAGACTGAGGTCACACTCGCGGACAAAACTGATGAATGCTCCCGGTTAACCACTGGGAACACCTCCCTCCAAACCAAAGTCCAAGAGTTGATTTCTGCCTTGGCCTCCAAGGACCAAGAGATGACCGCTCAAGCTGCCAACTTCAAAGTTGTTGAAGAGAAGCAAATCGAGGAGGCTGCCACTGGGTTTGCTGATGGGTTTGCGGAGGCTCTGGTCCAAGCGGCATGTGCCAACCCTGGCATCGAGCTCTCTGGGTGCAGCCCTTTAAACGAGGTGGTTGATGGCAAGATCGTGGCATTAGAGGCTCCTGAAGAATAGCCATATTTTGTGTTTCAACCAAACATTTTATGTGTATACAATATAATTGCCTTTTGCTTAATTTGCAACTGTCATGAACTTCATCTGTAATTATAACTCTTGATTTTTACTTGAATGCCTATTTGCTTTATCTTTGCATACTTGTGTACTTTTAGCTTCTGCCCCATGCCTCTTACTTACCTCATCACTTTACAGTGAAAAGGGGAGTCTCTTCTTTtttggcctcgacatcgctcaagggcgaggggGACTTATCCCACCTGTACTGAGTatccacgctcgaggagagacctgctctgggtgtcctcagcgtgtctaaacacTTTGGGACAAAAGACGTGCTCCGGTGCCCGCGCCCACGGAGAGGTCTATACAATagcaccgtatcgtccatggagtgtctaaaGCACCAGGGCAACCTAGCCCTTATCTTTTTGCATTTGGTGCCCACACCTGAGGAAAGGCCTGCTACAgcaacgccgtatcgtcctcagggtgtctgaaaacaccaaggcgaaaTTTTCTGAACATCAAATGCTGAGGCTAGCTGTTCATATCTGAGAAGGGGGCGTCttgaaggaatcccttaacccttgctcaaggactaggcacccAGATTCTAGCTTACATCTATCGTCTGATACCGGGGccagctattcatacctgaggagggggcgccCCGAAGGAAtgccttaacccctgctcaaggactaagcgcccgagtttttaacttatgtctgccatctgataccggggctagctattaaTACCTTAGAAGAGGgcatcccgaaggaatcccttaacccttgctcaaggactaggcacccAGATTCTAGCTTACATCTATCGTCTGATACCGGGGccagctattcatacctgaggagggggcgccccgaaggaatcccttaacccctgctcaaggactaagcgcccgAGTTTTTAACTTATGTCTGCCATCTtataccggggctagctattcatacctgagaagggggcgtcccgaaggaatcccttaacccttgCTGAAGGACTAGACGCCCGATTTTTCAACTTATACTGATATCTAGTATcgggggctagctattcatacttgaggagggggcgtcccgaaggaatcccttaacccctactcaaggactaggctcccggattttTAACTTGTACTCaacatacctgttatcttgctTCGCATCTGACTCCCGCTTCTTTATCTGGCGATGCCTActtctggcgacgccttgttctGGTGACACCTTATCGTGGCGTTGctaacttggcgacgcctcatcttggcggcGCTACATTTTTTgacgacgccttaccttggcgacgccttatcttgacGACGCCatacctaggcgacgccttatcttggcggtgccttaccttggcgacgccttatcttggcgacaccttgtCTCGGTGACGCCTtatctgggcgacgccttatctttgTCTCTGTTTCTTTAATCTTTAATCTTTAATCTTTGATCTTACAAGAAAGGGAAAACTAAGGCAGAAACAtcttaaacttttcttttctttatttgggtgacctcattaaaaaaacccctggagggaaaaagagtgtcccctttacaaaatttcaactgaaataaaacttcaaattagccgcattccaactacgtgggatggggcctCCTTCTAGAGTCTCTAACTTATACGAACCATTTCCCTTAGCTTTGGttactctgaacggtccagtccacttgggagacaacttgttctctaacTCGTacgggtgagccttcctcatgaccaaatcaccaacctggaattgtcgcagcttcaccttagagctgtatTGACGCTCCACTTTTCTTTTCACAGCCTCGGCCTTGATTTTCGCCTCTTCTCTGGCTTCGCCTATCAGATCTAGGTTCAccttcctttcttcgttggactcttctgCCACGAATCCTAGGAAACGAGGCGAGCTCTCGTGGATCTCCATTGGGATCATGGCATTCGATCCATACActaggctgaaaggcgtctccatggtggaagattgaggcgtggtgtggtaagcccatacgatccttggtacttcttctgcccacgcccctttagccttctctaaTCTGCATTTCAAACCCCtcaacaaaactctgtttgctgactcgacctgcccatttgtctgggggtgtttgaccgatgcaaacacttgcttgattcctactTTTGCACATAGtttccccaactgttggctcgcgaactggtgccattgtctgaaatgagacgccttggtaccccgaaacgacacacaatgttcttctaaacaaaatgttgtaccttgtgcgcggtgatctgtgccactggttcggcttctatccacttggtgaagtactcgatggcaacgatcaggtacttcatctgtcttACTGCCAATGGGAACGGGCCTAAGATATCAATTCCacaagtatggaaaggccatgggctgtatatggatctcagttcctctggcagcgccttgtgccaatccgCGTGTATATGACACTGCTTGCAATGTTGGGCGTATCGTACGCAATCTTCTCTTACTGTTCCACAGAAAAACCCTACACGTATTACCTTGGAtgccaaggatcttcctcccacgtggctcccacaaataccttcgtggagttcagccattatcctggtgcactcgtcgccgcttacgcacgtAAAGATAGGGTGCGTAAACCCGTGCCTGAATAATATCCCATCTACCAAGGTGTACCTTGTGGCGttcctcttaatcttcttgCCTTCTTCTGGTTCTGCTGGGAGGATTCCGTCCGCTAGGTATCGcctgtaaggggtcatccaTGTGTCGCCTTCCTCCAAAGCACATACCTGTACACCCTTTCCTTCTTCTGGCGAGGCCGCGTAAGTGCTGATGCAGGGTGCCCTCGCCGTATCTTGACTCAAGGAGCGATGGTTCCGTGGATTTCCTCTTGCTCTACTAACGTGAAgaacatccaccctgttgtctacAACAAATTTTCGCGGCGTTTTGAGGGTCTCTTGGATCATAGTCCTCTGCCTTACCCCCTTGcttgagctggccagcttggcgagcaggtcagctctggcattttgctccctggggacatgcaccagctcaaacacAGCGAAGGCTCTCTTCAACACTTCGATGTACCTTAAGTACGCAGACATCTGTGGATCCTTTGCCTGGTACTCCCCTtttacttgtcctgtgaccaattgggagtcactctttgccaggAGGCTCTGCgcacccatttctttagccaaaagcatcccaacgatcaacgcctcgtactgcgcctggttgttgcttgccttgaaggcgaagcgtaaagcttgttctatcaacactccgttaGGTCCCTCCAAGATTATCCCAacgccactcccttgctggttggaagatccGTCCACTGAGAGTACCCACTGTGACCCTAACTCCGCCTCTTGAGGGTCTCCCCTTGGTGAAAGTTCTGCCACGAAGTCAGcgtagacttgccctttgatggaccccctgGGTTCATACTGGATATCGAACTCCGATAGTTCTACCACCCAACGAACCATCCTCCCTGCCACATCTGGCTTTTGAAGTACCTTTTGGatggggaggtttgtcatcaccaccaccgtgaagctgtggaaatagtggcggagccttcGTGCTGAGAATGCTACTGCTAGCGTCGCCTTCTCTAGTGACTGGTACCTCAATTCTgggccttgctcacgaagtaaaTGGGCTTCTGCACCTGGTTTTGTTCTTGGACCAGTACAGAGCTAATGGCCCGCTCAGTCACCGCAAAGTATAAGCGGAGGGGGACGCCTACttgtggcttgcaaagcacaggtggcgtcaccaagtactccttcaacttgagaaaCGTTGCTTCACACTCATCTGTCCATGCGAAACGGCTATTCCTTTTGAGGCATTGGAAGTAAGGGTGGCCCTTCTCCCCTTCAGCAGATATGAATCTCGATAATGCTGCCATTCGCCCCGTCAGTTGTTGAACTTCTTTCACTGAGGCAGGGCTCCTCATGGCGTTGATGGctgcacacttgtcagggtttgcctctatccccctctctgtgagcatgaaacctaagaattttcctgcctccacgccaaaaatgcacttttcTGGATTTAGCTTGAGGTGATACTTCGATATGGTAGCAAATAGCTCTTCTAGATCAGTTGCGTGCTGCCCTCTCTCGTGCGAAgttaccaccatgtcatctacgtaggcctgcacgtttcttcccagcatgggtgcaaggaccttgtccatcagcctctggtaggtggcgcctgcatttttcaaaccaaacggcatcaccttataacaataACTGCACGTTTTCGTCATGAATGCCGTTTTGCTCTCGTCCcaggggtgcatcttgatctgattgtaacctgagaatgcatccaagaaactcagcatcttgcaACCCGAGGCGCTATCCACTAATGTATCGATGTTGGGTAGTGGGTACGAATtcttggggcatgccttgtttaaatatgtgaagtcaacgcacatcctccacttcccattcgccttcttcactagaactacattggctaaccactcagggtattgtatctccctgatgtgtccAGCGCTGAGCAGCTTTTATGTTTCTTCCTTCACAACGAGGCATcgctcttcgttgaacttcctccttctttgtctCACAGGGCGAACCTTTGCGTACATGGtaagatggtggcacaaaaaatctggGTCAATACCTGGCATATCCGCCGCAGTCCAGGCGAAAGCATCTAGGTGGCGCGAGATCACTGCATTTACCTCTTCTTGTTCTCCTTGGCTTAGCAAGCGTCCTAATTTGAACACCTtaccccctatttgtctttctACTATGTTATCTTCTGGTCGGGGTCGCTCATTCTGCACATTTTCTTCAAGAGATTCACTCGTGGAATCCTCTTCCATAAGCGTCGCCCCCACGGATGCATCGGGCATCGCCTCTTCTGGCTCTTCTCCAGCGGGCGAGGCATCGTCGTTTCTTCCTTCTGTATGTGCATCTTCCATAGGCGTCGCCCCTATGGTGGCTTCGACCGGCGTGGGCTTCTCGGGTGTCGCCTCTTCCAACGGCTCCAACTGCATTTGCGAATCTGAAACGAGTGGTCGCTCTatcaccatgaccacgcctctctttgtttttAGGCTACTTTCATAGCACTTACGGGCCTCTTCTTGATCTGACTTGATCACGATCACGTTGCCACCAAGatctggtagcttcatcttcatgtggcgcgtggaagACACTGCCTTTAATCTGTTTAAGGCAGGTCTGCCTAACAAAATGTTGTAAACTGAGTTGGCGTTGACTACTAAGTATCGGATGCTCTCGGTGCGTGAAGCCGCTCCAgcagtgaacgtcgtcctcagctccaagtagccACGTACCTCTACTGGGTTATCTGTAAACCCATATAAACATCCAGTAtagggtctcaaaaggtcgGTAGACAACTATAGCTtattgaaggtcgaccaaaacatgacatcCGCAGAACTGCTTTGGTCGACGAGGACCCTATgtaccttccttcctgctgtgacTATTGAAATGACCACTGGGTCATTGTTGTGTGGGACAACATCTCGcaggtcagcccttgtgaaaacgaggtctgactcccatggGTCATCTGGAAATTCCTCTGCAACCGAACTCACTGACCTCACATATTTCTTccgttgagaggcagtgggtcctcctcCGGAAAAGCCGCCAgagatggtgtgcacttctccgTGAGTTGGGACTTCGTGCGCTTGACCTTCCTTTGGCGTCGCCGTGGCTGTGGCCGCAGGGGTCCCAGCGAGATAATCCTTCAAAAAACCATTCTTAACAAGCTcgtccaactgatagcccagcgctaagcagttgttaatatggtgtcCGAATGGTTCAtgaaattcgcaccatgattccttgtgaggtcccagtACTTTGTCTGACTTcaccggtggcctcaacctgtcaactatgttgggcacaacgatgaggtctttaagttctaccacaaagttgtgccttagAGGTCTATTgccctctctccttccttctgaTCGACCCCTAGTGGGCTCTCCTTGTCTCGTAGGTATGCCTTCTATCTTGATTCTTTCTTTCTGTAGTGGTTTCGTGGACCCTAGCAGGTTGTGCGCGCATCTGCGCTCTCGGACGTGTGGGCGCAGCTGTCGTACACTTCTCGTATGCCCCGCCCTCATAGGCAATGTGTTCCACCGCCCGACGCCTTACTTCAGCAAAAGTTTTGGGGTGGCTGCGATTGAGCGACTTGCTGAAAGATCCAGGACACACCCCcttcctgaatgcgtacacgatcatgggttcGTCCGTGGTACCCACTTTCACCacctgcgctccgaagcgactcatgtactccttcagggtctcccccttgatattgcttcacgtcgaaTAGGTCGTATGAGACTGGAGCTGGGGCCCTGTTCTCTGAATAGTCGCGAAAGCTGtgcgaaagacgtgatgtgaccctctaagaggctgatgaaccagtccatggccatcctagtcaaggtgctcataaagagcttgcaccttacggcatcagaaccacctaccagcatcatctgtgtgtggaatgcagtgagatgtgcctcaggatcctccatccccgTGAAGGTTACTTTGGGTCccgtgaacgtgttggggattgcTGTCTCTAGGATTGCCTGTGAGAATGGTGTTGAGAATTCCCTAGGTGGGGTGGCAGTCTCAGGTTCATCTACGTCGCGCCATTCACGACGTAACTCCTCATTGGCgcggtggagctcatcgtttcttGCCTGAGATGCTGTGAGATCCGCCTTCATGCGTTCTTGCTCCGCTTTCAATGCTGCCATCGCTTCCTGCaacccttgcatcatgcccatgagttgttgcatggtcatctcttcactcctagcgcgtgcgGGTCTCAGGCTCGTGGTTTCTGGAAGCCTTCTTGACTATCGTGCGATTTGAGAACTGGAACTGGGTTGAAAACTgcaactggaactgaaaaaACTCATgtagtgggactgatgttttatatcggccccacggtgggcgccaaatgttcccgccggttgaccaaggtcgtctttgtgcgtggcttgtccttgcaagctagggcaccttcgttatgctccgtctgtgatacttgaaaagaagtgaacaaaagggcaccctcgcggccgtttgcactccgacgatcaagtcagctagcgagaaacatcaaaggtgacacaccctctAAAGGTGGTCGAAAGCTATACTGAGTGACTAAAACTGTGTGGCCCTAATCGtcttgtgctcacagtgggtgcgcagcgaaaacaactagggtttgtgctctgtgtaaaactgccagaattaggtcaaaactcggatcccttTTCAAGcgccccaaggtccctttttatacacctctcgtGTTTAAAatgcgttaaagcgcattgaaagcgtataaaaatattccttggaacgttcgaatcttaactgaattaacgcgtatcttagcgaacttttaggaaggccttgatgttttcagtgcttattgccacgtgttcttctgacttgattgCGACTCTTCGTGGAGGGCCCCACggcgccgtaacccaacttagggttaatctATCGTGCAAACCCTCATTTCTCGAAGTGCATTTGGCGCAAAGAGGGTGACTTTCTCGGTGCCAACTTATGCGCCCCAACTTCTAGTCACTCATCtggggagtgtatctacctttctctcataccatgcacgtggttctcccctgggcgtgaccccttcatgggtcgtatctgtcctaaGGTTTCCCAGCAGTGacatgggtacttcacgagttaggttactccctactggtcCTAGGActgtggccttgaagccaccttcctTCTGACGATGATTCAAGTGGCcaatctgttgactttcttccttggaccCCTCGATGGGTCCCAccatacgttgactttgacttttggtcaacgcccggggacgagACGGTACAAAAGTTGACATTAGAGAAAACAAAATGTGTATCATTTTGACATTGAAAACTTTATAGTATCTTGTTTTATTTGCtgtgattttcattttttaataaaaaaatatttaattaatacacTAGTATAAAATGAGTTTCTATAACGGTTATACGAGACTTTTCATAACGATTCTGATAGCGATATAGAATTAGACAATATAAAAATTCTACACTTTATATGTCGGTTGAAAAACTAACATATatacaatttaataaattttatgaatgattaattaaaaaataaataataaaatttaatatatatatatacaatttaatatatatattaaaaaatagtattataaaactatataatcattatttttaataagagaaattactaattattttgaaataaagaaaaataattcaattattgatttactaaataaataaatatttttattttatttattagagagtaaaattgAAGATGATACCAAATAAAGTTACCACATAATGAAATGATGATGTATcctctttatttatataataatatagatTACTCAAAGTATATAAGTGCTTGAAAAAAAGTCTTCATATAATTAAAAGCTAAAACAAACGTAAAActttaataacaaaaaatttatagCTCTTTTAATATCTTTTAGATTATATGAGTAACGTAAAACtttaataacaataaatttatagatctttaaatatcttttaggttttatggtatttaattttctcaattttacTTGTGGAACTTAAATTTACACTTAGAATATACATCACTTTCTCaaaaataagatatatatatatatatatatataagttaattaattaaaatcaattttatcgTATAAGTGTACTGGGATAAAATCATATTACTATTGTTTCAATCTCCTTGGATTTGATAGAAAATTTTAACATTAATTTGGTggctataaatataaataatatttgatttttaaaattaaatataaggaTAGAGAGATAAATATGTACATAtccataataattttaatttattaagtaacttaaaaattttatattaatttttatttggtccttagtttaataactttttttctaGGTATCATTTAATCACTTTTACTctatatttatcaaattattatttaacactttgatttgatatttatataacataatttctttattGAATGTTGACATTAGATAATCAAATAATTGTATCATTTTGATATTGAATACTTTCTTTGttgtaatttaaattatttaattaatatattgatgAGTAAAGAGGTAATGTGGGCATTCTCGTTCCCCAACAAGGATAGAgatgaaataaaaatttcatactTGTTACATATGAAAGGAATTTTTACTTTGAGAATTATTATAGTCAAACTTCCATTCACCATACCACGTTATTATCTTAATTATTCTTCTAACCAACATTCAT encodes the following:
- the LOC137829218 gene encoding uncharacterized protein, whose amino-acid sequence is MTNLPIQKVLQKPDVAGRMVRWVVELSEFDIQYEPRGSIKGQVYADFVAELSPRGDPQEAELGSQWVLSVDGSSNQQGSGVGIILEGPNGVLIEQALRFAFKASNNQAQYEALIVGMLLAKEMGAQSLLAKSDSQLVTGQVKGEYQAKDPQMSAYLRYIEVLKRAFAVFELVHVPREQNARADLLAKLASSSKGVRQRTMIQETLKTPRKFVVDNRVDVLHVSRARGNPRNHRSLSQDTARAPCISTYAASPEEGKGVQVCALEEGDTWMTPYRRYLADGILPAEPEEGKKIKRNATRLEKAKGAWAEEVPRIVWAYHTTPQSSTMETPFSLVYGSNAMIPMEIHESSPRFLGFVAEESNEERKVNLDLIGEAREEAKIKAEAVKRKVERQYSSKVKLRQFQVGDLVMRKAHPYELENKLSPKWTGPFRVTKAKGNGSYKLETLEGGPIPRSWNAANLKFYFS